In Anseongella ginsenosidimutans, one genomic interval encodes:
- a CDS encoding SRPBCC family protein — protein sequence MKNQDFTTTMVVEATPSEVFNAVNNVRGWWSENIEGATDMLNSEFSYHYQDVHRAKMKITDLVPGEVVVWHVLDNYFKFTTDDTEWKGTHVVFEISEKDGKTQLTFTHQGLVPEYECFKICQDAWTHYIQGSLKDLIEKGKGDPTPRDAGNESAETQSPEQQLSADQAATKSIYHRLLIESPVETIYKALTTAEGLAGWWTPDTTAKSGGDILRFAFGPDYFKEMKVEELKPYNKVKWLCLKGYEEWIDTTITFELEPHRKGSTLFFHHDNWKAATHEFAGCSYDWALFLRSLKLLCETGQGLPYPDFRN from the coding sequence ATGAAAAACCAGGATTTTACAACAACAATGGTAGTTGAGGCAACGCCTTCTGAAGTATTTAACGCGGTAAATAACGTGCGCGGATGGTGGTCTGAAAATATTGAGGGTGCTACAGACATGCTGAATAGCGAATTTTCATACCATTACCAGGATGTGCATCGCGCCAAAATGAAGATTACTGACTTAGTGCCGGGCGAAGTGGTGGTTTGGCATGTGCTTGATAACTACTTTAAATTCACCACAGACGATACAGAATGGAAAGGCACTCATGTGGTGTTTGAGATTTCCGAAAAGGACGGTAAAACGCAGCTGACATTTACACACCAGGGCCTGGTACCGGAATACGAGTGTTTTAAAATTTGCCAGGATGCCTGGACACATTATATCCAAGGCAGCTTAAAGGATCTTATCGAAAAAGGTAAAGGCGACCCAACGCCGCGGGACGCCGGGAATGAAAGTGCTGAAACACAATCTCCTGAACAACAGCTATCAGCGGACCAGGCAGCCACCAAAAGCATTTATCACAGGCTGCTCATTGAATCACCGGTGGAAACAATTTATAAAGCGCTGACCACAGCGGAAGGATTGGCGGGCTGGTGGACGCCGGACACAACGGCAAAATCCGGAGGCGATATTTTAAGATTTGCTTTCGGCCCGGACTATTTTAAGGAAATGAAGGTAGAAGAACTGAAGCCATACAATAAAGTCAAATGGCTGTGTCTTAAAGGCTATGAAGAATGGATCGACACCACCATTACCTTTGAGCTGGAACCGCACCGCAAGGGATCCACGTTATTCTTTCATCACGATAACTGGAAAGCAGCTACACATGAATTTGCCGGCTGCAGTTACGACTGGGCGCTTTTTCTCAGAAGCCTGAAACTGCTTTGTGAAACCGGCCAAGGATTGCCTTATCCGGATTTCCGTAACTAA
- a CDS encoding putative glycolipid-binding domain-containing protein, with amino-acid sequence MMNAILHWKGCEYASRESCRITVSSECMEAVSTIEGSYRDIAYLVKYRILANSYWEVTGFSIESQINGEEHKIVLQSNGKGDWTTDGGRPIELFKGCIDIDISLTPFTNTLLIRRLDLSLGEASEIQVLYLDILNGETKPVRQKYTRMSPAQYLYENVPNNFEALITVDSDGLVIDYPELFKRT; translated from the coding sequence ATGATGAACGCTATTTTGCATTGGAAAGGATGTGAATATGCTTCCAGGGAAAGCTGCAGGATAACGGTTTCCAGCGAATGCATGGAGGCGGTTTCAACCATCGAGGGAAGTTACCGGGACATAGCCTATCTCGTAAAATATAGGATCCTGGCTAATTCCTACTGGGAGGTAACCGGCTTTTCCATAGAAAGTCAGATCAACGGTGAGGAACACAAGATAGTACTTCAAAGTAACGGCAAGGGTGACTGGACAACTGACGGAGGACGCCCCATTGAGCTATTCAAGGGGTGCATTGATATCGATATTTCCCTAACCCCTTTCACGAATACGCTTCTCATCAGACGGCTTGACCTGTCTCTTGGAGAAGCAAGCGAAATCCAGGTATTATACCTGGACATCTTGAACGGAGAAACCAAACCGGTCCGGCAAAAGTATACCCGGATGTCTCCAGCACAATATCTGTACGAAAATGTACCTAATAACTTTGAGGCGCTGATAACCGTCGATAGTGACGGGCTTGTTATTGATTACCCGGAATTATTTAAACGAACATAA
- a CDS encoding DUF4180 domain-containing protein, with translation MNIEVHTVNGTRIAELSSGEQIITSLEDATDLIGNLYYQEADKVIVHEKAITPAFFDLKNKLAGDILQKFSNYRMRLAIVGDFGKYPGQALVDFIRESNKGRQVNFVSSRVEAISVLSGITF, from the coding sequence ATGAATATAGAAGTCCATACCGTAAATGGCACAAGGATCGCCGAGCTAAGCTCCGGTGAACAGATTATCACGAGCCTTGAGGACGCTACGGACCTGATCGGAAACCTCTACTACCAGGAAGCGGATAAGGTTATCGTTCACGAGAAGGCGATCACCCCGGCATTTTTCGATCTAAAAAATAAACTGGCCGGGGATATCCTGCAGAAGTTTTCTAACTACCGTATGCGCCTGGCGATTGTGGGCGATTTCGGAAAGTATCCCGGACAAGCCCTTGTGGACTTCATCCGGGAAAGCAATAAGGGCCGGCAGGTCAACTTTGTTTCTTCCCGGGTGGAAGCGATCAGCGTGCTGTCGGGGATCACTTTCTGA
- a CDS encoding dihydrofolate reductase family protein: MRKLIMWNIMTLDGYFEGEKNWDLWFHETIWGEELKAFSLEQLNNADYLIFGRVTYEGMAAYWQTATGEIAELMNAIPKIVCSRTLDEASWNNSTLIRENVSDEITKLKSAGNKNMYAFGSANLSETLIKDDLYDELRIGIAPVIAGKGRSLFPQGLPLKKMCLISSQPLETGGVVITYRT, from the coding sequence ATGCGAAAGCTCATCATGTGGAATATTATGACCCTCGACGGTTATTTCGAAGGCGAAAAAAACTGGGACCTGTGGTTTCACGAGACTATTTGGGGAGAGGAATTGAAAGCTTTTTCTTTAGAGCAACTGAACAACGCGGATTATCTTATATTCGGCCGTGTAACCTACGAAGGCATGGCGGCCTACTGGCAGACAGCCACAGGCGAAATAGCCGAATTAATGAACGCGATTCCTAAAATTGTCTGCTCGCGGACATTGGATGAAGCAAGCTGGAATAACTCCACACTTATCAGGGAAAATGTATCGGACGAAATAACCAAGCTGAAATCAGCCGGAAACAAGAACATGTATGCTTTTGGCAGTGCCAATTTATCGGAGACGCTCATCAAAGATGATCTCTATGATGAACTGAGAATCGGCATCGCTCCGGTCATTGCCGGTAAAGGGAGAAGCTTATTTCCACAAGGGCTGCCGTTGAAAAAAATGTGCTTGATCTCATCCCAGCCATTGGAGACAGGTGGCGTGGTTATCACGTACAGGACATAA
- a CDS encoding SRPBCC domain-containing protein, whose translation MVFQAFIDPVITTRFWFTKSSGKLEAGKTITWEWEMYNVSSDVLVKEIVPNEKITIVEWDDPSKTAGSSTTTDFEFKALTADTTYVVIKKYGFQQTGNELIEAINDNTGGYTTVLDGLKAWLEFGIELNLVRDKFPFFKQK comes from the coding sequence ATAGTTTTCCAGGCATTCATTGATCCCGTCATCACCACCAGGTTCTGGTTTACTAAATCAAGCGGAAAACTGGAGGCGGGCAAAACGATCACCTGGGAATGGGAAATGTATAATGTGTCGAGCGACGTGCTGGTAAAGGAGATAGTGCCCAACGAGAAGATCACCATTGTTGAATGGGACGATCCTTCAAAAACAGCTGGCTCTTCAACAACGACAGATTTCGAGTTTAAGGCCTTAACAGCGGATACCACCTACGTGGTTATCAAAAAATATGGTTTTCAGCAAACCGGGAATGAGCTGATCGAAGCCATCAACGATAATACGGGCGGGTACACGACGGTATTGGACGGACTAAAGGCCTGGTTAGAATTCGGTATCGAGCTTAACCTGGTGAGGGATAAGTTTCCTTTTTTCAAGCAAAAGTGA
- a CDS encoding ABC transporter permease has product MLKNYFKIAWRHLWKSKVFSLINISGLAIGLMSFLLIALYVGDESSYDRFHENADRIVRVTQHARWNNNDLHQATTSAPFAPALQAEFPEIEEAARILTEGGGVIRNGSKTVIADDIFFADKSIFSVFTYPFVIGDPATALASPESIVITESLASKLFSSPQMAINQTVYFENNYPNTVTGVIRDVPGNTHLHFSALRSLPENYTGGWQQFNVYTYLLLKKGTDYRQLEQKLPAFAAKSIQKMMQIDDYKMELQPLTAIHLYSNLAFETGSNGSISRVYIFAAIALLILLIAVINYVNLSTARATVRIREVGVRKVVGSSNKHLAGMFMTEAVLQTFLAAVVAIFLVLLLLPFFNELSGKDLGIWRFGHWPALLAAGALGIVIGLASGSYPAFFLSRFKTIPALRGQSGKQSSRVLFRQSLVVFQFVVTMVMIAGSLVIYRQLQYASGKDLGFNKDQVLTFHIHDQEVREQTAAIKAALQRNALIRGVAVAGNPIGNNNIGGMSYWFENEDGSFSNGSAICQELMIDEDYLPTMEIRLIAGRNFAAASPADKYGAALVNETLVKKLGWKNPVGKRLRFSVDAQGTMRERTVIGVVNDFHTYSLQHKVEPMVMVVPPMPSMGDNVYVKINTGKTAEALAYLEAVYKRFDSTNPFSYNFLDQNFARQYGAEQKQEQLSLAFTILAVLIACLGLFGLATFATRQRVKEIGIRKVLGASVGGIAALLSRDFIKLVLIAIVIGTPVAWFVMNRWLEGFAYRIEIRWWMLTLAALLAVAVALITVSLQSVKAALMNPVKSLKSE; this is encoded by the coding sequence ATGCTGAAAAATTATTTTAAAATCGCCTGGCGGCACCTGTGGAAAAGCAAGGTCTTTTCGCTGATCAACATTTCGGGATTGGCGATTGGTCTTATGAGCTTTCTCCTGATTGCCCTGTACGTGGGAGATGAGTCGAGTTATGACCGTTTCCATGAAAACGCCGATCGCATTGTGCGCGTGACCCAGCATGCCCGGTGGAATAATAACGACCTTCACCAGGCGACTACTTCGGCGCCTTTTGCACCGGCTTTACAGGCGGAGTTTCCTGAAATAGAAGAAGCGGCCCGCATCCTGACGGAGGGGGGAGGCGTTATTCGTAATGGCAGCAAAACAGTCATAGCCGATGACATCTTTTTTGCCGACAAGAGTATATTTTCCGTGTTTACGTATCCGTTCGTTATCGGTGATCCGGCTACGGCGCTGGCTTCTCCTGAATCCATTGTCATTACGGAAAGCCTGGCCAGCAAGCTGTTTTCCAGCCCGCAAATGGCAATCAATCAGACCGTCTATTTCGAAAATAATTATCCCAATACGGTCACGGGCGTCATCAGGGATGTCCCTGGCAATACACATTTGCATTTCAGCGCGCTGCGATCATTGCCTGAAAATTACACCGGCGGATGGCAGCAGTTTAATGTGTATACCTACCTGCTGCTGAAAAAGGGCACCGATTACAGGCAACTGGAGCAAAAGCTTCCTGCTTTTGCCGCGAAGAGCATTCAGAAGATGATGCAGATTGATGACTATAAAATGGAGTTGCAGCCTCTTACTGCTATTCATCTGTATTCTAACCTGGCTTTTGAGACCGGCTCCAATGGCAGCATTAGCCGCGTCTATATTTTCGCCGCCATCGCCTTGCTGATCTTACTGATCGCCGTTATTAACTACGTAAACCTGTCAACGGCCCGCGCCACGGTCCGCATCCGGGAAGTAGGCGTGCGTAAGGTCGTCGGTTCATCCAACAAGCACCTTGCAGGTATGTTTATGACAGAAGCTGTGCTGCAAACCTTCCTGGCCGCCGTCGTCGCCATTTTTTTGGTGCTTCTTTTATTGCCATTCTTTAATGAGCTGTCCGGCAAGGACCTGGGCATCTGGCGCTTTGGCCATTGGCCTGCCCTGCTGGCTGCGGGCGCCCTTGGCATCGTTATTGGGTTGGCAAGCGGCAGTTACCCGGCGTTCTTTCTTTCCCGCTTTAAAACAATACCGGCCTTAAGAGGCCAATCAGGTAAACAGTCTTCGCGCGTGTTGTTCCGGCAGTCGCTGGTCGTGTTCCAGTTTGTAGTGACGATGGTCATGATTGCCGGCTCCCTGGTCATTTACCGGCAGCTGCAATACGCTTCCGGTAAAGACCTTGGTTTCAACAAAGACCAGGTACTCACTTTTCATATCCACGATCAGGAAGTCCGGGAACAGACAGCAGCCATTAAGGCAGCATTACAACGAAACGCATTGATACGGGGTGTCGCTGTAGCCGGTAATCCGATTGGCAATAACAACATCGGGGGCATGAGTTACTGGTTTGAAAATGAAGACGGCAGCTTTTCGAACGGTTCGGCGATCTGTCAGGAATTAATGATCGATGAGGATTATCTTCCTACCATGGAAATCAGGCTGATCGCGGGACGCAACTTCGCCGCAGCCTCGCCTGCGGATAAATACGGAGCCGCCCTGGTCAATGAGACACTGGTAAAAAAGCTGGGCTGGAAAAACCCGGTCGGAAAAAGACTGCGTTTCTCCGTAGATGCCCAGGGGACAATGCGTGAACGTACCGTGATTGGAGTGGTGAACGATTTCCACACGTATTCCCTGCAACATAAAGTGGAGCCAATGGTGATGGTAGTGCCACCTATGCCTTCGATGGGAGATAATGTCTACGTGAAAATCAATACAGGTAAAACTGCGGAAGCGCTGGCGTACCTGGAAGCGGTCTATAAAAGATTTGACAGTACCAATCCGTTTAGTTACAATTTCCTGGACCAGAATTTCGCCAGGCAGTACGGCGCTGAGCAAAAGCAGGAACAGCTGTCCCTGGCATTTACCATACTGGCTGTTCTTATCGCCTGCCTGGGCCTGTTTGGCCTTGCGACCTTTGCTACCCGGCAGCGTGTGAAGGAAATAGGCATCCGCAAAGTGTTGGGAGCCTCAGTAGGAGGGATAGCAGCCTTATTGTCCCGGGACTTCATCAAGCTGGTGCTGATCGCCATCGTGATAGGTACCCCGGTGGCCTGGTTTGTAATGAACCGCTGGCTCGAAGGTTTTGCCTACCGGATCGAGATCAGGTGGTGGATGCTTACCCTGGCCGCCCTGCTGGCTGTAGCTGTCGCCTTAATCACTGTAAGCCTTCAGTCGGTAAAAGCGGCATTGATGAATCCGGTTAAGTCATTGAAGTCGGAATAA
- a CDS encoding ABC transporter permease has translation MIKNYFKTAWRSLKGSKFYSIINISGLACGLATAILLLLWVQHEKSYDRFHSGYSRIYRVLAHFEANGEEMVWDGMPGPLSVLSRSIPSVASLVRINDEVDQVLANADRSKIMDGFHTAYVDSSFFTLFDFEFLQGHDARPLPNNNSVVITRSTANRLFGDDDVLGEGLQFRGDNFTITGILHDFPDNSSMQFDAVFPMGSYAQLFTARGGNGDWKTIDEDMGNYVFKTYVKLHEGADPGITGRDFTTLHTEARDGDSSTRFGLQALADMHLVSPDGNDAAAKMVRIFLIVAILILAIAAVNYVNLSTARALTRAREVSIRKIIGAGRKQLFFQFVLETAMLFSLALLAAIGLAFALLPAYNLITGKTLQLSLTDASIWKTIGYAALGTLLAASIYPALLLSDFHPLRALKGKVASGIGNDLFRKALVVFQFSISIVLVVATLVIGRQLNYVRKMDLGYDKSYVFSVPLPNTVAGHIDALKNELTGQHGIINVSLTDIYDIANHESASSDLEWAGKPEGSQSMITQAVIDEDFIPTMKMELLEGRNFTGTPADSNLYIINEAAVKKMGLKPPYAGQTIRFHGRKGTIIGVVGDFNYKSLKEEIAPLLFFRWWPGNVLYVRTTAQDAQQAITAVEQQYKKYAGDIPFSYSFLDKQFEARYISDRRAGLLFNSFAGIAIFISCLGLLGLSTYTVRQRVKEIGIRKVLGASVGSVVQLLAKGSVLLVTVSIVIAIPVAWFAMSRWLEDFAYRIDIEWWMFALAGLLAVAVALLTVSFQSVKAALMNPVKSLKSE, from the coding sequence ATGATCAAGAATTATTTTAAAACTGCGTGGCGGAGCCTCAAAGGCAGTAAGTTCTACAGTATCATCAATATTAGTGGATTAGCCTGTGGATTGGCTACGGCCATTTTGCTGCTGCTTTGGGTACAGCATGAAAAAAGCTATGACCGCTTCCATTCGGGCTATTCCCGTATTTACCGGGTGCTGGCGCATTTTGAAGCTAACGGCGAGGAAATGGTGTGGGACGGGATGCCTGGCCCGCTTTCGGTCCTTTCCCGGTCCATACCTTCGGTTGCGTCGCTTGTTCGTATCAACGACGAGGTTGACCAGGTATTGGCCAATGCTGACCGCAGCAAGATCATGGACGGCTTTCATACCGCCTATGTGGACAGTTCCTTTTTTACGCTGTTTGATTTTGAATTTCTGCAGGGCCACGATGCGCGTCCGCTTCCGAACAACAACAGTGTCGTAATTACCCGGTCCACGGCAAATAGACTATTCGGTGACGATGACGTGCTGGGCGAGGGGTTGCAATTCAGGGGGGATAATTTTACGATTACGGGCATTCTGCACGATTTTCCTGACAACTCTTCTATGCAGTTCGATGCGGTCTTCCCAATGGGGTCCTACGCCCAGCTGTTCACTGCCAGGGGTGGCAACGGCGATTGGAAAACCATCGATGAAGACATGGGCAACTACGTATTCAAAACTTATGTCAAATTGCATGAAGGAGCGGACCCTGGCATTACCGGCCGGGATTTCACCACCTTGCATACGGAAGCCCGGGATGGCGACAGCAGCACGCGCTTTGGGTTACAAGCGCTGGCGGACATGCATTTGGTGAGCCCCGACGGCAATGACGCAGCTGCTAAAATGGTGCGGATTTTTCTCATCGTCGCCATATTGATACTAGCCATCGCGGCCGTCAATTACGTCAACCTTTCTACTGCCCGGGCGCTGACCAGGGCACGGGAGGTCAGCATCCGTAAGATCATCGGGGCTGGCAGGAAACAGCTGTTTTTCCAGTTCGTTTTGGAAACCGCCATGCTGTTCAGCTTGGCTCTCCTTGCGGCCATTGGGCTTGCCTTCGCGCTCTTGCCGGCTTATAATCTCATCACCGGGAAAACCCTTCAGCTTTCGTTGACCGATGCCAGCATTTGGAAGACGATCGGCTATGCCGCCCTGGGCACCTTGCTGGCCGCCTCCATCTACCCGGCGCTCCTGCTCTCGGATTTCCATCCGCTCAGGGCGCTGAAAGGAAAAGTTGCTTCAGGCATAGGCAACGATCTGTTCCGAAAAGCGCTGGTCGTCTTCCAGTTTTCCATCTCCATCGTGCTGGTCGTGGCGACACTGGTTATCGGCCGTCAACTGAATTATGTCCGGAAGATGGACCTGGGGTACGATAAAAGCTATGTATTCAGTGTGCCGCTGCCCAACACCGTAGCCGGGCATATAGATGCGCTAAAAAATGAACTGACGGGCCAGCACGGCATTATCAACGTGTCGCTTACCGATATTTACGATATTGCCAACCACGAATCAGCCAGCAGCGATCTTGAATGGGCCGGCAAGCCGGAGGGCAGCCAATCCATGATCACACAGGCGGTAATCGATGAGGATTTCATACCAACCATGAAGATGGAACTGCTGGAAGGACGCAATTTCACCGGAACGCCGGCTGACAGCAACTTGTACATTATCAACGAAGCGGCGGTGAAGAAAATGGGCCTGAAACCACCTTATGCCGGCCAAACCATCCGTTTTCACGGCCGGAAAGGAACCATTATCGGAGTAGTCGGGGATTTCAATTATAAATCTCTCAAGGAAGAAATCGCCCCCCTGCTGTTCTTCAGGTGGTGGCCTGGCAACGTCCTGTATGTGCGGACTACCGCCCAGGACGCGCAACAAGCTATTACCGCGGTTGAACAGCAATATAAAAAGTACGCCGGAGATATTCCTTTCAGCTACAGCTTCCTCGATAAGCAATTTGAGGCAAGGTATATTTCCGACCGCCGGGCCGGCCTGCTGTTTAACAGTTTTGCAGGCATCGCCATTTTTATCTCCTGCCTCGGCTTGTTAGGCCTTTCCACCTATACCGTACGCCAGCGCGTGAAGGAAATCGGCATCCGTAAGGTGCTTGGAGCAAGCGTTGGCAGCGTCGTACAGCTGCTGGCAAAAGGCTCCGTCTTGTTGGTTACTGTTTCTATCGTCATCGCCATACCTGTTGCATGGTTTGCGATGAGCCGCTGGCTGGAAGATTTTGCCTACAGAATAGACATTGAATGGTGGATGTTCGCCCTGGCCGGCTTGCTGGCCGTGGCAGTCGCCTTGCTAACGGTGAGTTTTCAGTCGGTCAAAGCTGCGTTAATGAACCCGGTTAAGTCACTGAAATCGGAATAA
- a CDS encoding metallophosphoesterase, with translation MTSTFQNPRNPLAAMWASAAESHLREQNPNLSIQQIRQLPMMQGVYAHLNQLKQRQRVIKPPAQGAASETSHALKVAQMAYLSQVFFDFAMTTAAFYNSGNALYLDYLTKVIEDYNNSHDIDDFSTEDLWGFGLCLIVWVGLVGLTDINPVQLELLNYIINQLPIPPELKQDINEFWSSIPKDRYSIQYRNAADYPGYQIISWKIPSDAQIIMLGDWGTSLEDAHEFLYAIWKKAYQNNPGKAIVFIHLGDIYYCGLPYECQEYFYNVFVNVGQRLREDIGNDNFNPNPPIFTIPGNHEYYSYGYGYFQLLDTLNQNVPGVNPSALDQECSFFCLQTEDQKWQFLGMDTGRTEGNALLDLLQLAGDIVKEWIDEHRPDWSWVHWITDLAKATYDDYVGPFQPTLDPNELNWLEDKLVHFHGKTIMLSHHQLFSREAEINHNSPEYMNTWLDKHFSSYYKDKIAAWYWGHEHTFAVYLDGLMGLNKGRLLGSSSYEATEDSDTPYANNYPAVPFSPNMTDTLVHKNNDGLYYHTGAIMHQSGSDMAVKYYQFPAWSQLGPRPDTPKLEEIGAVAENITTSFKSLKPTWIGDVPISQDEVTTEHSPSVATWNDVLYMLYADGSDSPKLKVCTANAADFQPEKKGSVLHWSHPSKIGVNNSTISTKNSPVVIAVNGQLYGFYIDSNKYLQGITAEAGTSIPDNWNWASIGNLPGQVGDAAPAACFFQGRIYIVYRQSGSDNNLCWAYYDPEARSWHNFGPLNNTGGNNFESPNAPALAADAYHIYLAYQVKDGTDIRWAVGTPSNAAPGGSSDNISWADKGKLETAGKQETTNPDTEIGMTLQYADGIFLLVYTSTNYSLTQCALNDTGADSTGSWVGSNTVKANVNTNPSTVRSGRVPALAITAGGGFLVYRGKDHDEIYWAYY, from the coding sequence ATGACATCAACTTTCCAGAATCCCCGAAATCCGCTTGCTGCTATGTGGGCATCCGCCGCGGAATCCCATCTGCGTGAGCAAAATCCGAACCTGAGCATTCAGCAAATCAGGCAGTTGCCAATGATGCAAGGCGTTTATGCGCACCTGAACCAGCTGAAACAGAGGCAGCGTGTAATAAAACCGCCTGCTCAGGGGGCCGCTAGCGAGACTAGCCACGCTTTAAAGGTTGCTCAAATGGCTTACCTGTCCCAGGTGTTTTTCGATTTTGCAATGACTACCGCCGCTTTTTACAATTCCGGTAATGCGCTGTACCTGGATTATTTGACAAAGGTCATTGAGGATTACAATAATTCACATGACATTGATGATTTCAGTACGGAGGATCTCTGGGGTTTTGGATTATGTCTGATCGTCTGGGTAGGACTGGTTGGGCTGACTGATATAAACCCGGTCCAGTTGGAGCTGTTGAATTATATCATTAATCAGCTGCCGATCCCGCCGGAACTAAAGCAGGATATCAATGAATTCTGGAGCAGCATACCGAAGGACCGGTATTCCATTCAGTATCGTAATGCAGCGGATTATCCGGGCTACCAGATCATATCCTGGAAGATCCCTTCGGACGCGCAGATCATTATGCTGGGAGATTGGGGCACTTCCCTGGAGGATGCTCACGAATTCCTGTATGCTATCTGGAAAAAAGCTTATCAGAATAATCCGGGTAAAGCGATCGTATTTATCCATCTGGGGGATATCTACTACTGCGGGCTGCCATATGAGTGCCAGGAATACTTCTATAATGTGTTTGTAAATGTAGGGCAACGGTTAAGGGAGGATATTGGTAACGATAACTTCAATCCGAATCCGCCGATCTTTACGATACCTGGCAATCATGAGTACTATTCCTATGGTTATGGCTATTTTCAGTTGCTGGATACCCTGAACCAAAATGTACCCGGTGTCAATCCATCCGCCCTTGATCAGGAGTGCAGCTTCTTTTGCCTGCAAACCGAGGATCAAAAATGGCAGTTCCTGGGTATGGATACCGGACGGACCGAGGGTAACGCGCTGCTGGACCTCCTGCAACTTGCAGGGGATATAGTCAAAGAATGGATCGATGAGCATCGGCCGGACTGGAGCTGGGTCCACTGGATCACGGACCTTGCTAAAGCAACTTATGACGACTACGTCGGGCCTTTCCAGCCAACGTTGGACCCTAACGAATTGAATTGGCTGGAGGATAAATTAGTGCATTTCCATGGCAAGACCATCATGCTGTCACATCACCAGTTATTTTCCCGCGAAGCCGAGATCAACCACAACAGTCCTGAATATATGAACACCTGGCTGGACAAACACTTCAGCAGTTATTATAAAGATAAGATAGCCGCCTGGTACTGGGGGCACGAGCATACGTTCGCAGTATACCTGGACGGGTTGATGGGGCTGAATAAAGGCCGTCTGCTTGGTAGCAGCAGCTATGAAGCAACTGAGGACAGCGATACACCTTATGCCAATAACTATCCGGCAGTACCCTTCTCCCCAAACATGACGGACACGCTGGTACACAAAAATAACGATGGATTATATTATCATACCGGCGCCATAATGCACCAGAGCGGTTCGGATATGGCTGTAAAATACTACCAGTTCCCTGCCTGGAGCCAATTGGGCCCACGTCCTGACACTCCGAAGCTGGAGGAAATCGGTGCGGTCGCCGAGAATATCACCACTTCGTTCAAATCGCTGAAACCCACTTGGATCGGCGACGTCCCGATTAGCCAGGATGAGGTAACCACGGAACACAGTCCTTCTGTCGCTACCTGGAACGACGTATTATACATGTTATATGCCGATGGCAGCGACAGCCCGAAGCTAAAAGTATGTACCGCCAATGCCGCTGATTTTCAACCGGAAAAAAAGGGAAGCGTGCTGCATTGGAGCCATCCCAGTAAGATCGGGGTTAACAACAGCACAATTTCGACAAAGAATTCGCCTGTTGTTATCGCGGTAAACGGACAACTCTATGGGTTTTATATAGATAGTAATAAATATCTGCAAGGGATCACTGCTGAGGCTGGTACCAGTATTCCCGACAATTGGAATTGGGCCTCAATTGGAAATTTGCCCGGTCAGGTAGGTGACGCGGCGCCCGCTGCATGCTTCTTCCAGGGAAGGATCTATATCGTGTATCGCCAAAGCGGGTCCGACAATAATCTCTGCTGGGCCTATTATGACCCTGAAGCAAGAAGCTGGCACAATTTCGGACCATTGAACAATACGGGAGGTAATAACTTTGAATCACCCAACGCACCGGCCCTGGCCGCTGATGCCTATCATATTTACCTGGCTTACCAGGTGAAGGACGGTACAGACATCAGATGGGCCGTTGGAACGCCATCAAACGCCGCTCCCGGTGGAAGTTCTGATAACATTTCCTGGGCCGATAAAGGAAAACTGGAAACCGCCGGCAAACAGGAAACTACTAATCCTGATACCGAAATTGGTATGACGTTACAATATGCCGACGGAATCTTTTTGCTGGTTTATACATCAACGAATTATAGTCTTACGCAGTGTGCCCTCAACGATACCGGTGCAGACAGTACCGGCAGCTGGGTCGGGAGTAATACAGTAAAAGCGAACGTAAATACCAATCCTTCAACAGTCCGGAGCGGCCGGGTACCGGCTTTGGCAATCACCGCGGGAGGAGGTTTCCTCGTCTACCGCGGAAAAGATCATGATGAGATCTACTGGGCTTACTATTGA